Proteins from one Calditrichota bacterium genomic window:
- a CDS encoding ATP-binding cassette domain-containing protein, which yields MPLISLQNVSIHFGGPKILDELNLQIEKKQRVCLLGRNGTGKSTLMKLIAGQLSVDEGLVQNEQGAAISYLSQEIPQQLSGPVFNIVAMGLGKKGQLLSDYHKAELLISKNPQADHEPLNRLHEQLDTHHAWPAMDEIKIIISSMSLDADWQYENLSGGQKRRVNLAAALVSNPDLLLLDEPTNHLDISSIEWMEEFLKRRGTTLLFVTHDRMLLRRLATRIIELDRGKLVDWSCDYDTFLQRKEAVLNAEQKEWENFDKKLAQEEVWIRKGIRARRTRNEGRVRALKKMRDERKQRRESDGSVKMNLAEAGKSGALVIEAKDVSYNYDDVALIKNFSTIVGRGDKIGIIGPNGCGKTTLLKLLTGKLQLQSGSVNHGTKLEITYFDQLRQQLDDEKSAWENVIPNGDTVTIDGRSKHIISYLQDFLFTPERAKLPIRNLSGGERNRLLLARLFSKPANLLLLDEPTNDLDAETLELLEELIVSFKGTLILISHDRTLLNNVVTSTWVFEKGGRVKEYIGGYDDWLEQSGKARQVKTVKKTDKKKQYQQEKKSKRSEENKLSYKQKKDLEKLPSLIEELEKKQEAIHLKMSDPEFYKDKEKVVALNAELTEIENQLETLYEQWESLEALKE from the coding sequence ATGCCGTTAATCTCACTCCAAAATGTGAGCATCCACTTTGGTGGGCCAAAAATATTAGATGAACTGAACCTGCAAATCGAAAAGAAACAGCGTGTTTGTTTGCTGGGGCGCAACGGCACAGGAAAATCCACTTTAATGAAGCTGATTGCAGGGCAGCTTTCGGTAGATGAAGGCCTTGTTCAAAATGAGCAAGGCGCCGCTATATCGTATCTTTCGCAAGAAATCCCGCAACAATTGTCCGGACCGGTTTTTAATATTGTGGCCATGGGTTTAGGAAAAAAAGGACAATTGCTTTCAGATTATCACAAGGCTGAGCTGCTTATTTCCAAAAACCCACAAGCAGATCATGAGCCGTTAAATCGTTTGCATGAACAACTGGATACGCATCACGCCTGGCCGGCAATGGATGAAATAAAAATCATCATTTCCAGTATGTCACTTGATGCAGATTGGCAATATGAAAACCTTTCCGGTGGTCAGAAAAGACGCGTGAACCTTGCAGCAGCATTGGTTTCCAATCCAGATTTACTTTTGTTGGATGAGCCGACAAACCATCTGGATATCAGCTCGATAGAATGGATGGAAGAATTTCTCAAAAGACGCGGAACGACACTTTTGTTTGTAACGCACGACCGGATGCTTTTACGGCGGCTGGCTACCCGAATCATTGAGTTGGATCGTGGAAAATTGGTGGACTGGTCTTGCGATTATGACACATTTTTGCAACGCAAAGAAGCCGTTTTAAATGCGGAACAAAAAGAATGGGAAAACTTTGATAAAAAGCTGGCACAGGAAGAAGTTTGGATCCGCAAAGGGATTCGCGCACGACGTACACGTAATGAAGGCCGCGTGCGTGCATTAAAAAAAATGCGTGATGAGCGAAAACAGCGAAGAGAATCTGATGGGAGTGTAAAAATGAACCTGGCGGAGGCCGGGAAATCCGGGGCTTTGGTCATTGAAGCGAAAGATGTCTCTTACAATTATGATGATGTGGCTCTAATCAAAAATTTTAGTACGATTGTAGGACGAGGCGATAAGATTGGTATTATCGGACCCAACGGATGTGGCAAAACTACATTGCTGAAATTGTTAACAGGAAAGTTGCAGCTTCAATCTGGCAGCGTTAACCACGGCACTAAACTTGAAATAACTTATTTTGATCAGCTAAGGCAGCAGCTTGATGATGAAAAATCTGCCTGGGAAAATGTTATCCCCAATGGCGACACCGTGACCATTGATGGGAGAAGCAAACATATCATTTCTTATCTGCAAGATTTTCTATTCACACCGGAAAGGGCGAAATTGCCCATCAGAAATTTATCCGGTGGAGAGCGTAACCGTTTGTTGCTTGCCCGCCTATTTTCAAAACCAGCAAACCTTTTGCTTCTCGATGAACCAACAAACGATCTTGATGCCGAAACACTTGAATTGCTGGAAGAATTAATCGTTAGTTTTAAAGGAACCCTAATTTTGATTTCTCATGACCGAACACTTTTGAACAATGTAGTAACCAGCACATGGGTTTTTGAAAAAGGCGGGAGAGTAAAAGAATATATTGGCGGATATGATGATTGGCTGGAGCAATCCGGTAAAGCGCGACAGGTGAAAACTGTAAAAAAGACTGACAAGAAAAAACAATATCAGCAAGAGAAAAAATCCAAAAGAAGTGAAGAAAATAAACTATCGTATAAGCAGAAAAAAGATTTGGAAAAACTTCCTTCGCTGATTGAAGAATTGGAAAAAAAACAGGAAGCCATTCATTTAAAAATGTCTGATCCGGAATTTTATAAAGATAAAGAAAAGGTGGTTGCGCTAAATGCAGAATTGACAGAAATTGAAAATCAGCTCGAAACTCTATACGAACAATGGGAATCTTTGGAAGCACTTAAAGAATAA
- a CDS encoding co-chaperone GroES, protein MKSKKQLIVVGDRILIKPDTAKDKTRSGLYLPQGVETKEDVQSGYVFKVGPGYPLPDPGASEEPWDKHRSEPKYLPLQAEEGDYALFLRKTAVEIEFENEKYLLVPQAAILLLVRDDILTSFSDEE, encoded by the coding sequence ATGAAATCAAAAAAACAATTAATTGTAGTTGGTGACCGGATTCTTATTAAGCCGGATACCGCCAAGGATAAAACACGTTCCGGGCTTTACTTGCCACAAGGCGTAGAAACAAAAGAAGATGTACAGAGCGGCTATGTTTTTAAAGTCGGTCCGGGTTACCCTTTGCCCGATCCGGGTGCTTCCGAAGAACCCTGGGATAAGCACCGCTCCGAACCAAAATATTTACCGCTTCAGGCAGAAGAAGGTGACTATGCTTTATTTCTGCGCAAGACAGCGGTTGAGATCGAATTTGAAAATGAAAAATATTTGTTGGTACCTCAGGCTGCAATTCTGCTTCTTGTCCGTGATGATATCCTGACTTCCTTTTCTGATGAAGAATAA
- a CDS encoding CBS domain-containing protein, with the protein MRTAFGALRRAEHIFMVLSAIVIGILGAFGAILFRFMIKYSQELFWGTSDFSAGNIEQIPFWLIALLPLIGGLLVGPLVHFVAKEVRGSGIPEVMESVAIKGGSIRTRVAVIKSLAAAITIGSGGSAGREGPIVQIGSAIGSLFGQFMAVSTRRLRTFVACGASAGIAATFNAPIAGALFAVEIILGEYAVAQFSPIVISSVVATVISRHYIGDFPAFHVPDYELVSAYEFIPYLVLGILAGIIAVLFIKTIYKTQDWFDLFKIPEWLKPAVGGLIVGLIAISFPQILGVGYESINDALWGKDLSWLLIALLFLKIISTSATLGSGGSGGIFAPSLFIGAMLGSFIGLQAGALYPELTANPGAYALVGMGAVVAASTHAPITAILIIFELTNDYKIIPPLMVSVIIGVLVATYLKKESIYSMKLIRRGVNIFEGKDLNVMRSLWVKDVMSHDVITINTSDSFQELIQFMVASNHHEYFMVNDERNLVGTFSINEIKEFLTDEAYLSGLVIAADIAHPPPAFLLPDDNLDLVMHNFGRYNVDELPVVEDKVTKKFLGTVQRMDVIDAYNREIFKTDLVGGVHSIVSAVSSERDIEISEGYKICEVDPPGPFLGKSLKEINIRAKYGVEVILIRKSVDQKDGLQNRPGAIPSPDYVIEQGDTLLVLGDDDAVQKLRKS; encoded by the coding sequence ATGCGTACTGCTTTTGGTGCTTTGCGCCGCGCTGAACATATTTTTATGGTTTTATCAGCCATTGTGATTGGAATTCTCGGAGCATTTGGAGCCATCCTTTTTCGCTTTATGATCAAATACTCGCAGGAACTTTTTTGGGGTACTTCTGATTTTAGTGCCGGTAATATTGAACAAATCCCATTTTGGTTGATTGCCCTTTTGCCGCTTATTGGCGGATTGCTTGTTGGCCCTCTTGTTCATTTTGTTGCTAAGGAAGTCCGCGGATCAGGGATTCCGGAAGTTATGGAATCCGTTGCCATTAAAGGTGGCAGTATCCGAACGCGGGTTGCTGTTATAAAATCTTTAGCTGCCGCTATAACTATTGGCTCCGGTGGTTCAGCAGGGCGTGAGGGCCCGATTGTTCAAATCGGTTCTGCCATTGGTTCATTATTTGGTCAGTTTATGGCTGTTTCCACAAGACGCCTGAGAACCTTTGTAGCTTGCGGTGCATCAGCAGGTATTGCAGCTACTTTTAATGCACCCATAGCGGGCGCCTTATTTGCCGTAGAAATTATTTTAGGTGAATATGCTGTTGCTCAATTTAGCCCAATCGTAATTTCATCTGTCGTGGCCACTGTAATTTCGCGCCATTATATTGGTGATTTTCCCGCCTTCCATGTACCGGATTATGAACTGGTCAGCGCCTATGAATTTATCCCGTATCTTGTTTTGGGGATTCTGGCTGGAATAATTGCTGTACTATTTATTAAAACAATCTATAAAACTCAGGATTGGTTCGACCTGTTTAAAATACCGGAATGGCTAAAACCTGCTGTGGGCGGCTTAATTGTCGGTTTAATTGCCATCAGCTTTCCACAAATTCTCGGTGTGGGTTATGAATCGATTAATGATGCTTTATGGGGAAAAGACTTATCCTGGCTGTTAATTGCACTTCTTTTCTTAAAGATTATTTCTACTTCTGCAACCCTCGGATCCGGTGGATCTGGTGGGATATTTGCGCCATCCCTTTTTATTGGTGCTATGTTGGGCAGTTTTATAGGTCTGCAAGCCGGAGCTTTATATCCGGAGCTTACAGCAAATCCAGGCGCTTATGCGCTGGTCGGGATGGGTGCCGTTGTTGCGGCATCAACCCATGCGCCAATCACAGCCATACTAATAATTTTTGAGTTGACCAATGATTATAAAATAATTCCGCCTTTAATGGTTTCTGTAATAATCGGTGTTTTAGTCGCCACATATCTCAAAAAAGAATCCATTTATTCAATGAAACTGATCCGGCGTGGTGTTAATATTTTTGAAGGTAAAGATCTAAATGTGATGCGCTCATTGTGGGTTAAAGATGTTATGTCGCATGATGTGATAACAATAAATACAAGTGATTCTTTTCAGGAACTGATTCAATTTATGGTGGCCAGCAATCATCATGAATATTTTATGGTTAATGATGAACGAAATCTTGTTGGTACTTTCTCAATAAATGAAATAAAGGAATTCTTAACAGATGAAGCCTATCTGTCTGGTTTAGTAATTGCGGCAGATATTGCCCATCCGCCGCCTGCTTTTCTTTTGCCGGATGACAACCTGGATTTGGTGATGCATAATTTTGGCCGTTACAATGTTGACGAACTTCCTGTGGTTGAAGATAAAGTTACCAAGAAATTTTTAGGCACGGTTCAACGTATGGATGTGATTGACGCTTACAACAGAGAGATTTTTAAAACGGATTTAGTTGGCGGCGTACACAGCATTGTTTCTGCAGTTAGCAGTGAACGGGATATTGAAATTAGCGAAGGCTATAAAATCTGCGAAGTTGACCCACCTGGACCATTTCTTGGAAAATCGTTAAAAGAAATAAACATCAGGGCTAAATATGGGGTTGAGGTAATTCTTATTAGAAAATCAGTTGATCAAAAAGATGGCCTTCAAAACCGTCCGGGAGCTATCCCGTCACCCGATTATGTTATTGAACAGGGTGACACGCTTTTGGTTTTGGGTGATGATGATGCCGTTCAAAAATTGCGAAAAAGCTAA
- a CDS encoding metallophosphoesterase: MFFITVLTLLIFAAFFDRWLLTKTNQKIWNSKIVQISAKVLPFAFVLFAPLWGLGTWQQIMWMRNIGATGTSISLILNVTLLFSLPIAFGVAKIGEWLSHKKSKTNTEVDTSRRLFLKTAVASIPIIDLSLVGNGLASSFSQTQFPQVSMEYPNLPDALEGFKILHLSDLHLGYYFGLEHLEQTLLDAEKYQPHMVVVTGDIADDLSVLPGALNLIDQFKTPFPKFAAVGNHEHFRGIREVIRKMNAGPVPLLLNQHHTFNVYNTQFTIGGVDDPVTMRSDITGFLDRAIDKTFKDASETDFKLLMSHRPRALDLAPKYGVDLTLSGHTHAGQVGLGGRSFWDIFNENGYLWGSYQKENCRLYTSAGMGHWFPFRLNCPLEAPIITLKKEPRNIS; encoded by the coding sequence ATGTTTTTTATTACTGTTTTAACTTTATTAATTTTTGCCGCTTTTTTTGATCGCTGGTTGTTGACCAAAACCAATCAAAAAATCTGGAACTCTAAAATTGTACAAATCAGTGCAAAAGTATTGCCTTTTGCTTTTGTTCTTTTTGCCCCGCTTTGGGGATTAGGTACCTGGCAGCAAATTATGTGGATGCGAAACATAGGTGCAACCGGAACAAGTATTTCATTAATTTTAAATGTTACTCTTTTATTTTCACTGCCAATTGCATTCGGAGTAGCTAAAATTGGTGAATGGTTAAGCCATAAAAAATCTAAAACAAACACAGAAGTTGATACTTCACGTCGCCTGTTTTTAAAAACAGCGGTTGCTTCAATTCCAATCATCGATCTTTCTCTGGTTGGAAACGGGCTTGCTTCATCTTTTTCTCAAACACAGTTTCCACAGGTTAGCATGGAATATCCAAACTTGCCTGATGCTTTGGAAGGGTTCAAAATTCTTCACTTAAGCGATTTGCATCTCGGTTATTATTTTGGATTGGAACATCTGGAACAGACACTTTTGGATGCCGAAAAATACCAGCCGCACATGGTTGTTGTAACAGGCGATATTGCAGATGATTTGTCTGTTTTGCCGGGCGCTTTAAATTTAATTGATCAGTTTAAAACGCCATTTCCAAAATTTGCTGCCGTCGGTAATCATGAACATTTCCGGGGGATCCGCGAAGTGATTCGCAAAATGAATGCCGGGCCGGTGCCTCTTTTGTTAAACCAGCATCATACTTTTAATGTTTACAACACACAATTTACAATCGGTGGAGTAGATGATCCGGTTACAATGCGCTCTGATATAACCGGTTTTCTTGATCGTGCTATTGACAAAACCTTTAAGGATGCATCTGAAACAGATTTTAAATTACTAATGAGCCATAGACCGCGTGCCCTGGACCTGGCTCCAAAATATGGTGTTGATCTGACTTTGTCCGGACACACTCATGCCGGTCAGGTTGGTCTTGGCGGACGCAGCTTCTGGGATATTTTTAATGAAAATGGTTACCTTTGGGGATCATATCAAAAGGAAAATTGCAGGCTTTACACTTCTGCCGGGATGGGACATTGGTTTCCTTTCCGTCTTAATTGCCCGCTTGAAGCACCAATTATTACCTTGAAGAAAGAACCCCGAAATATTTCTTAA
- a CDS encoding TolC family protein — translation MKFSRLFILIIFGINLLSAQEIHHLSLQECIDIAKVKSFSIRHLTEEYKVAKANLTAATNRFKTQVDLNFSLPEYNETIASFDDTTGRTIFFSTKQSRYSTDLTISQPLPTDGHIFIQSGIFHIQDISNELNSFRLNTRIGFNQPIEAFYSYNNILSALKNAELNFELTNRQLTRTGLDLNYQTSQAYYFYLSAIETQNIAKQTLDQQTESNNLAQNKYKAGVIAEVEALQMEVDLVEAKNNWDLAQQRSSAQANNLKQLLGISLSDSIILESDLSFQQVDVDLETALQFGLKNRLEIREREIAYEQAQINIERTKVDGQITGNISAFYDLIGVNEEDKSVALQTNFQSAWQELKRRPGNRGVALQLRIPLWDWGVNNAQVRAAEARLRQRKLSSDEEKINVEKDIRNTVNNIKSSLKRLKMLEKNIKVAERSFEISRNRFANGEINSQSLALDRNRLSSAYQSRLSALIDYKLLLQDITRKTFYDFVNGFEIKSES, via the coding sequence ATGAAATTTAGCAGACTATTCATATTAATAATTTTTGGCATAAATCTACTTTCTGCACAAGAAATACATCATTTATCTTTACAGGAATGTATTGACATTGCCAAAGTAAAAAGTTTTAGTATACGCCATTTAACAGAAGAATATAAAGTTGCCAAAGCTAATTTGACTGCTGCTACAAATCGCTTTAAAACGCAGGTTGATCTAAATTTTTCTTTGCCTGAATATAACGAAACCATTGCAAGTTTTGATGACACGACCGGGCGAACAATTTTTTTCTCTACCAAACAAAGCCGTTATTCAACTGATTTAACAATCTCTCAACCCTTACCAACTGATGGGCATATTTTTATTCAATCAGGAATTTTTCATATCCAGGATATTTCCAATGAGCTAAATTCATTTCGCTTAAATACCCGGATTGGATTTAACCAGCCAATTGAAGCTTTTTATTCATATAACAATATACTCAGTGCATTAAAAAATGCCGAACTCAACTTTGAACTAACCAATCGCCAACTTACCCGCACGGGCCTCGATCTAAATTATCAAACCAGCCAGGCCTATTATTTTTATTTAAGCGCCATTGAAACTCAAAATATTGCAAAGCAAACACTTGACCAGCAAACAGAGTCCAATAACCTTGCCCAAAATAAATATAAAGCCGGTGTAATCGCCGAGGTAGAAGCCTTGCAAATGGAAGTAGATTTGGTTGAGGCAAAAAATAATTGGGATCTTGCACAGCAACGTAGCTCAGCCCAGGCCAATAATCTAAAACAGCTTTTAGGAATTTCTCTTTCCGATTCAATCATTCTTGAGTCTGATTTAAGTTTCCAGCAGGTGGATGTAGACTTGGAAACGGCATTGCAGTTTGGTTTAAAAAACAGGCTGGAGATCCGCGAACGGGAAATTGCTTATGAGCAGGCCCAAATAAATATTGAACGTACAAAAGTGGATGGCCAAATCACAGGAAACATTTCGGCCTTTTATGATTTGATCGGTGTAAATGAAGAAGATAAATCTGTTGCTTTGCAAACAAATTTTCAAAGTGCCTGGCAAGAATTAAAACGGCGCCCAGGAAATAGAGGTGTGGCTCTTCAGCTCCGAATTCCCTTGTGGGATTGGGGTGTAAACAATGCTCAGGTACGGGCTGCAGAAGCACGATTGAGGCAAAGAAAATTATCCAGCGATGAAGAAAAAATAAATGTTGAAAAAGATATTCGTAACACAGTAAATAATATTAAAAGCAGTTTAAAACGCCTAAAAATGTTGGAAAAAAACATTAAAGTTGCAGAGCGAAGTTTTGAGATTAGCCGCAACCGCTTTGCCAATGGAGAGATCAACAGCCAGTCTTTGGCGCTTGATAGAAACAGGCTTTCCTCGGCCTACCAATCGCGATTATCCGCTTTGATTGACTACAAATTGTTATTACAGGACATAACCCGAAAAACATTTTATGATTTTGTAAATGGCTTTGAAATAAAATCGGAAAGCTAG
- a CDS encoding sulfatase produces MRLVLFISLFFLINSSSNILAKEKSPTKDRPNIIFIMTDDHTKQAMSCYGSKINKTPNIDRIAQNGMLFKNSFVTNSICAPSRAVALTGKYSHINGLRDNRDKFNGDQMTFPKLLQKAGYQTALMGKWHLKSTPQGFDTWKILPGQGDYYNPRFIENGDTTRHEGYVTTLITDFTLETLENFDKEKPFCLLYFHKAPHRNWMPDSKHLAMYDSVNIPVPETFFDDYKSRQAAKEQDMRVVDLYNSFDMKIHSDEEEKYSGGQEKFKLNAKKSWERLYNNLTEEQKKAWDAAYEPKNKAFLEANLSGTELAIWKYQRYIKDYLRTVQSVDENVGRVLDYLDEKGLTENTLIIYTSDQGFYLGEHGWYDKRFMYEESFGMPLLIQYPKEIAANTVNNEMAINLDFCPTILDYAGVEIPADVQGKSIRPLLKNEKPDHWRQEIYYHYYEYPHGWHDVKKHYGVRTKKYKLLQFYDELEATELYDLEKDPNELKNVNGDPQYAQIQKDLETKLQELRLQYKEVE; encoded by the coding sequence ATGCGATTGGTTCTTTTCATCTCTTTATTTTTTTTAATTAATAGTAGCAGCAACATTTTAGCAAAAGAGAAGTCTCCAACAAAAGATCGTCCCAATATTATTTTTATTATGACGGATGATCATACCAAACAAGCCATGAGCTGCTATGGAAGCAAAATTAATAAAACCCCAAATATCGACCGGATTGCCCAAAATGGAATGCTTTTTAAAAACAGTTTTGTCACCAATTCCATTTGCGCTCCAAGCCGTGCAGTAGCTTTAACAGGGAAATACAGTCACATTAATGGTTTGCGGGATAATCGTGATAAATTTAATGGCGATCAGATGACATTTCCCAAGCTGTTGCAAAAGGCCGGTTATCAAACCGCGCTCATGGGAAAATGGCATTTAAAAAGTACTCCACAAGGTTTTGATACATGGAAAATTCTTCCGGGCCAAGGAGATTATTATAATCCCAGATTTATTGAAAATGGCGACACAACAAGGCATGAAGGATATGTGACCACATTAATCACAGATTTTACTCTGGAAACACTGGAAAATTTTGACAAAGAGAAACCATTTTGTCTTTTATATTTTCACAAAGCACCTCACCGCAACTGGATGCCGGACAGCAAACATTTGGCGATGTATGATAGTGTAAACATTCCTGTCCCCGAAACATTTTTTGATGATTATAAATCGCGCCAGGCTGCAAAAGAACAGGATATGCGCGTAGTAGATTTATACAATTCGTTTGATATGAAAATTCATTCGGATGAAGAAGAAAAGTATTCCGGGGGCCAGGAAAAATTTAAATTGAATGCCAAAAAAAGTTGGGAACGTCTTTATAACAATTTAACAGAGGAACAGAAAAAAGCCTGGGATGCAGCCTACGAGCCCAAAAACAAAGCTTTTCTTGAAGCGAATTTATCTGGAACAGAATTGGCGATCTGGAAATATCAGCGTTATATAAAAGATTATTTGCGTACCGTCCAATCCGTTGATGAAAATGTTGGACGTGTTCTTGATTATCTTGATGAAAAAGGATTGACTGAAAACACGCTGATTATTTACACATCAGACCAGGGTTTCTACCTTGGAGAGCATGGCTGGTATGATAAGCGTTTTATGTATGAAGAATCATTTGGAATGCCTTTGCTAATTCAATATCCAAAGGAGATTGCAGCAAATACAGTCAACAATGAAATGGCAATAAATCTTGACTTTTGTCCCACAATCCTTGATTATGCCGGCGTAGAAATTCCTGCAGATGTACAAGGGAAATCGATTCGCCCTTTATTAAAAAATGAAAAACCGGATCACTGGCGACAAGAAATTTACTACCACTATTATGAGTATCCCCACGGCTGGCATGATGTTAAAAAACATTATGGTGTACGCACTAAGAAATACAAATTACTCCAGTTTTATGATGAGCTGGAAGCAACGGAATTATACGATCTTGAGAAAGATCCGAATGAGTTGAAAAATGTAAACGGGGATCCACAATACGCTCAAATACAAAAAGATTTGGAAACCAAGCTGCAAGAATTAAGACTACAATATAAAGAAGTTGAATAA
- a CDS encoding M14 family metallopeptidase — MKLLLLFFLFSTIIFAQDSNNDWKTYYEKSGFKETPHYAETIEYCKRLADASPMITYTTFGVSPQGRDLPLLIIDKNGNSTAEQVRRTNNVVFLIQAGIHSGEIDGKDAGFMLIRDMIIEGKNKDLLDHVTILFMPIFSVDGHERFGAYNRINQNGPEEMGWRVTAQNYNLNRDYLKADAPEMQSWLKLYNTWLPEFFADCHVTDGADYQYAVTYSIEFKHAHHKMVGDWVKNGYLDSVMPAMEKSGFPMIKYVWFKKVHDPKSGIGLGIAGPRYSNGYTILHNRPGLLIETHMFKDYKTRVDGTYQLLKHSLQILNRDYLKLRDAIAQADAKTRKDEFRKKTYPLKYKQMEDSVLIDFLGYEYTIEKSDLSGGDWQRFSKDSVTMKIPLFNNYQPDITAQLPEAYIVPVEWTKVIDRIKLHGIRFETLNEEHKIKVSSFKFSNEKWSERPYENHHTLTFDVEKIEEERLYPKGSIVIPMNQRTAKVIAHILEPKGPDSFLFWGFFDSVFEQKEYAESYVMEEYARIMLANDENLKNKFEQKLKEDKVFAADPSKILKWFYRQSPYWDKRINKYPVGKIFDKEVLKRIVN, encoded by the coding sequence ATGAAATTATTACTATTATTTTTTCTCTTTTCAACTATTATTTTTGCACAGGATTCGAATAATGATTGGAAAACCTATTATGAAAAATCTGGGTTTAAAGAAACACCGCATTATGCTGAGACAATAGAATATTGCAAACGGTTGGCCGATGCGTCTCCAATGATTACGTACACAACATTTGGAGTAAGCCCGCAAGGCCGTGATTTGCCACTGCTGATTATTGATAAAAACGGTAACTCCACGGCTGAACAAGTGAGGCGCACAAACAATGTTGTTTTTCTAATCCAGGCCGGGATTCATTCAGGCGAAATTGATGGTAAAGATGCCGGGTTTATGCTTATCCGGGATATGATAATTGAAGGAAAAAACAAAGATCTGCTTGATCATGTTACGATTCTGTTTATGCCAATTTTTAGTGTGGATGGCCACGAACGATTCGGTGCGTACAATCGTATTAACCAAAATGGACCTGAAGAAATGGGTTGGCGTGTAACAGCCCAAAACTACAATCTAAACAGGGATTATTTAAAAGCCGATGCACCGGAAATGCAATCTTGGTTAAAATTGTACAACACTTGGCTGCCGGAATTTTTTGCAGATTGCCATGTTACCGATGGTGCCGATTATCAATATGCAGTCACCTATTCGATCGAATTCAAACATGCCCATCATAAAATGGTTGGTGATTGGGTTAAGAATGGATATCTCGATTCGGTAATGCCAGCTATGGAGAAATCCGGTTTCCCGATGATAAAATATGTCTGGTTTAAAAAAGTGCATGACCCCAAAAGCGGCATTGGGCTTGGAATTGCCGGGCCGCGCTACTCAAATGGTTATACAATCTTGCATAACCGACCCGGATTGTTGATTGAAACACACATGTTCAAAGATTATAAAACACGTGTGGATGGCACCTATCAGTTATTAAAACATTCGTTACAAATTCTTAACCGTGATTATCTAAAATTACGTGATGCGATTGCCCAGGCAGATGCTAAAACACGCAAAGATGAATTCAGGAAAAAAACCTATCCTTTAAAATATAAACAGATGGAAGACTCTGTTTTGATTGATTTTTTGGGATATGAATACACCATCGAAAAAAGCGACCTGAGTGGTGGAGATTGGCAAAGGTTTTCCAAAGACAGTGTTACAATGAAAATTCCATTGTTTAATAATTATCAACCCGATATCACAGCCCAGTTACCGGAAGCCTACATTGTCCCTGTTGAATGGACAAAGGTGATTGACAGGATTAAGTTACATGGCATCCGTTTTGAAACATTGAATGAAGAGCATAAAATTAAGGTCAGTTCATTTAAATTCTCAAATGAAAAATGGAGCGAAAGACCTTACGAAAATCATCACACACTAACTTTTGATGTAGAGAAAATTGAAGAGGAAAGATTATATCCAAAAGGCTCTATTGTTATTCCAATGAACCAAAGAACGGCAAAAGTTATTGCTCATATTTTGGAGCCTAAGGGACCTGACTCTTTTCTGTTTTGGGGATTTTTCGATTCTGTTTTTGAACAAAAGGAATATGCCGAAAGCTATGTGATGGAAGAATATGCCAGAATCATGCTGGCCAATGACGAGAATTTGAAAAACAAGTTTGAGCAAAAACTAAAAGAGGATAAAGTTTTTGCTGCCGATCCATCAAAAATTCTCAAATGGTTTTACCGGCAATCACCTTATTGGGATAAAAGGATAAATAAATATCCTGTCGGCAAAATCTTTGACAAGGAAGTTTTGAAAAGAATAGTTAATTAA